CCAGGTTGCGGGCGGCCCCGGCGAAGAACGAGGTGTTGTCGACCGTGCCCGGCACGTCGAACTCGGTGGAGAGCTTGATCGGCTTGCCGGTCTGCGCGGTCTCCACCCGGGCGAAGTCCTCGGCGTGCCCGGCCAGCACGGCGGCCAGCCTGAGCAGCGCCTCCGAGCGGGCGCCCGGGGTGGCCGAGGACCAGGCGGGCAGCGCGGCCTTCGCGGCCGCCACGGCGGTGTCCACGTCGCCGGTCGAGGCGAGCGTGACGTGCTGGACGACGCTGCCGTCGGCCGGGTTGACGACCTGGAAGGGCTCCGTCCCGGTGCCCTCGGTCAGCCGGCCCGCGATGTACTGCGCGCCCGTGCTGAAGTCGGTCAGGTCCATCAGGTTCCTCCAGGGTGCCCGGTGAGTCGGCCAGGGATCCTCGGGGTCCGGTGATCCTGACACCCGGGGGTTGCCTCTACAAGGGATTCCGCTGTTGCGTTCTCGTTACGCGACGGATTTCGGGGGCAACACGGTATTCATCCCACGGCCCGTGGTCCGGGCCGGTATGCCGACCCGCTGACGATGCCTGCTCACTCCTCGGGGTGACAAGGGTCACTCCGACAGCCTCGGCCACAAGGGCCTTACAGGGTGGAAAGGCAACAGTTCGTCTGGTCGATGCATGATTCACCTGACACCCTGCTGCCCATGGAAGGTCCTCCCGTGCTGCCCACCGTCGCCCGCGTGCTCGACCTCGACGTGATGCGACGCGGCCTGCCCCAAGTGGTGGCCGGCGCCGAGCACCTGGAACGTCCGGTCCGCTGGGTGCACGTCAGCGAGCTCCCCGACGTGGCGGGCATGCTGCAGGGCGGCGAGCTGGTGCTCACCACCGGCATCGCACTGCCCGAGGACCGCGAAGGACTGGCCAGGTACGTCCGCGAGCTGGCCGAGATCGGCGCCGCCGGCCTGGTGGTCGAGTTCGGCCGCCGCTACTTCGACACCCTGCCGCGCGCCCTGGTGCACGCCGCCGAGCAGCGCGGACTGCCGCTGATCGCGCTCCGCCGCGAACTGCGCTTCGTCGCCGTCACCGAGGCCGTGCACGCGCTGGTGGTGAACGCCCAGCTGGAGCAGCTGCGGATCTCCGAAGCCGTCCACCAGGTCTTCAACGAGCTCGCCGTCGAAGGCGCCGAGCCCGCCGAGGTGGTCCGCCAGGTCGCCCGGATGGCCGGCGCCCCGGTGGTGCTGGAGAACCTCGCCCACCAGGTGCTCGCGCACGAGACGGCCGGCCGCCCCGAGACCGAACTGCTGGAGGGCTGGGAACGCCGCTCCCGCGGGGTCCGCCCGCCCGGCCGGACGGGGTACGACCCGCGCAGCGGCTGGCTGGTCACCGCCGTCGGCGCCCGCGGCCAGGACTGGGGCCGGCTGATCCTGGTCGACGACCCCCGCCCGCTGCCCGCCGACGTCCCGCACCCGCACGCCATGCTGCTGGAACGCGGCGCCGCCACCCTCGCCCTCAACCGGCTGGTGGTCCGCGACCGCGAATCGCTGGAGCGGCAGACCCACCGCACCCTGCTCTCCGGCATCCTCACCCACGCCCTGACGGTCAGTGAGGTCGCCCTGCGGGCCGCCGCCCTGGGCGTCCCGCTGGACAGCCGCCGCCTGGTCGGCGTCGTACTCCGCCAGCGCCGCGGCCCGATCCCCGCCGCCCTGGAGGCCCAGGCCCGGCTGCGCGACTTCACCGAACTGGCCGCCACCGCGATCCGCAGCTGCCGGCTCTCCGCCCTGGTCGGCGCCCTCGACGACGAGGGCGTGGGCGTCCTGATCGCCCTCGGCTCGCAGCAGGACGAGCACGCCGCGCTGGAGGGTTTCGCCGCAGCGCTGCGCAAGCTGGTCGCGGACGGGGCACGTGACGGCGCGTCACCCGTCTTCGAGCCGGTGATCGCGGTCGGCTCCTCGGTCGGCTCGGTCCGCGACGCCCGCCGAACCCTGCTGGAGGCCACCCAGGTCGCCGACGCCGCCCTGCACGACTCCCCCGGCGGCCGGGCCGCCTCCTACTACCGCCTGCCCGACGTCCGGCTGCGCGGCCTGCTCCACCTGCTCCGCGACGACGCCCGCCTGCAGACCTACGTGGAACGCGAGCTGGGCCCCCTGCTGGCGTACGACGCCGAGCACGGCGGCCAACTGGTCCAACTCCTGCGGATCTACCTCGAACAGGGCCGCAACAAGTCGGCCGCCGCCGACGCCGCCCACCTCTCCCGCCCGTCCTTCTACGACCGCCTCCACAAGGTCGAACGCATCCTCGCCGTCGACCTCGACCAGGTCGAGTCCTGCCTCTCCCTGCACGTCGCCCTGCTCGCCCTCGACGCGGTTCGCAGGTAGTCGAGGCGCGAACCGTTCGTCAGAGTCAGACCCCGGCGACCTTGCCCCAGATCCGGTGGAAGTCCGGCCGCTCCGCAGCCGTGACGTCCCGCATGGAGTGCAGCCGCGCCCGCATCTCGTCCGTCGGAAACATCAACGCCTCCTCCGCCAGCGCAGCGGTCTCCGCGTCCGCGCTGTTCGCCAGCACGTCCCGCGCCGCCGGCACCGGACAGATGTACTGCACCGCCGCCGCCAACTCCGCCGCCACCTCGGGCCGGTAGTAGTAGTCGATCAGCAGCTCGGCGTTCTGCTTGTGCGCGGCCCGGTTCGGCACCAGCAGGCTCTCCGCCCACAGCTCGCCGCCCTCCTCGGGCACCACGAACTCGATGTCCGGGTTCTCCGCCTTGAGCTGGATCGCGTCGCCGGAGTACGCCTGGCAGGCGACCGCCGCCCCCGAGGCGAGGTCGCTGGTGTAGTCGTTGCCGGTGAACCGCCGGATGTGCCGGGTGTCCACCAGCTGCTGCACCTGGGCCATCGCCCGATGCGCGTCGTCCGCCGTGAACTTCGAGATGTCCGCGCCCTGAGCCAGCATCAGCAGCCCGAGCGCCTCGTCCATCCCGGCGAACAGCGTGACCCGCCCCTTGAGATCGGGCGCCCACAGATCGGCCGTCGACCGGAGCTCCCGGCCGAGCGCCTTCCGGTTGTACGCGATGCCGGTGATCCCGGACTGCCACGGCACGCTGTGCCTGCGCCCCGGGTCGAAGGCCGGCGAGGCGAGCTGCGGGTCCAGGTGCTTGGCGACGTTCGGCATGTTGGCCGCGTCGAACTCCTGCACCCAGCCGAGCGCCACGTACCGTCCGGCCATCCAGTCGCTGACCACCATCAGGTCGCGGCCGGGGTCGCCGCCCTGGGCCAGTACCGGGCTGAGCTTCCCGAAGAACTCGTCGTTGTCGTTGATGTCCTCGGTGTACGCGACCTCGATCCCGGCGTCCTGCGCGAAGGCGTCCAGGGTCGGCCGCCCGCCCTTGTCGTCGGTGTCGATGTACTGCGTCCAGTTGGAGAAGGTCAGCGCCTTGTCCCGCTCCGAGCGGTCGGCGGCGGCCCGCCGCTCCTCGGGCACGTAGGCGGCGGGGATCCCGCAGGCGGAGAGGCCGAGCAGGCTCGCGGCGCCGAACAGGGCGCGACGGGTGAAGGTCATGGGTGACTGGTCTCCGGACAAGGGGCGGCCCCGGGCTGCACGAAAGAAGCCCGGGGCCGCGACGGACGGTGCGTCAGCTGGTGTGCGCGTCGGTGAGGGTGAGCACCTCGTCGAGGATCGCCAGGCCGCTCTTGGCCTCCTCCTCGCTGACCGTGCACGGCGGGACCACGTGGAAGCGGTTCATGTTGACGAACGGCCAGAGCCCGCGCTGCTTGCAGGCGGCGGCCAGCTCGGCCATCGGCGCGTTGGCGGCACCGGCGGCGTTGTACGGCACCATCGGCTCCCGGGTCTCCCGGTTCTTCACCAGGTCGAGCGCCCAGAACACGCCGAGCCCGCGCACCTCGCCGATCGAGGGGTGCCGCTCGGCCAGCTCGCGCAGGCCGGGGCCGAGCACCGTCTCGCCGATGTGCTTGGCGTTCGCCACGATGCCCTCGTCGGCCATCGCGTTGATGGTGGCCACCGCCGAGGCGCAGGCCAGCGGGTGGCCCGAGTAGGTGAGCCCGCCGGGGAACGGACGCTCCGCGAAGGTGGCCGCGATCTCGGCCGAGATCGCCACGCCGCCGAGCGGGACGTAGCCGGAGTTGACGCCCTTGGCGAAGGTCAGCAGGTCGGGGACGACGCCCCAGTGGTCGGCGGCGAACCACTCACCGGTCCGGCCGAAGCCCGCCATCACCTCGTCCAGGATGAAGACGATGCCGTACCGGTCGCAGATCTCCCGAACCCCGGCCAGGTAGCCCGGCGGCGGGACCAGGATGCCCGCCGTGCCGACCACGGTCTCCAGGATGATCGCCGCGATGGTGCCGGGGCCCTCGAAGGCCACCACCTGCTCCAGGTGCTCCAGCGCGCGCTCGCACTCCTGCGCCTCGTTCTCGGCGTGGAAGTTGGAGCGGTAGGCGTACGGGCCCCAGAAGTGCACCACGCCGGAGACGCCGGTCTCGTTGGCCCAGCGGCGCGGGTCGCCGGTCAGTGCGATCGCGTTGGCGGTGGCGCCGTGGTAGGAGCGATAAGTCGACATGACCTTCTGCCGGCCGGTGTGCAGCCGGGCCATCCGGATGGCGTTCTCGACCGCCTCGGCACCGCCGTTGGTGAAGAAGATCTTGTCGAGGTCCCCCGGCGTGCGCTCGGCGATCAGCCGGGCCGCCTCGCTGCGCGACTCCTGGGCGAAGCCCGGGGCGATCGTGCACAGCTTGGCGGCCTGCTCCTGGATCGCGGCGACCACCTTGGGGTGCTGGTGACCGATGTTGGTGTTCACCAGCTGCGAGGAGAAGTCGAGGTAGCGGTTGCCGTCGTAGTCCCAGAAGTACGAACCCTCGGCACCGGCCACCGCGAGGGGGTCGATCAGCGCCTGGGCGGACCACGAGTGGAAGACGTGCGCGCGGTCGGCGGCCTTGACAGCCTGCCCGGCGGCCGAGTCAGCAGTGGGGGTGCTCATGCCGGTAAGCGTAGGGAACCGTGCGGCCGAGGTGCAGTTGCATCCTGTCAGGCGGTCCGCGTCTCACCCGACAGCCTGACAAGCAGAGGGGGGCGCACCCACCCG
This genomic interval from Kitasatospora gansuensis contains the following:
- a CDS encoding PucR family transcriptional regulator, with amino-acid sequence MLPTVARVLDLDVMRRGLPQVVAGAEHLERPVRWVHVSELPDVAGMLQGGELVLTTGIALPEDREGLARYVRELAEIGAAGLVVEFGRRYFDTLPRALVHAAEQRGLPLIALRRELRFVAVTEAVHALVVNAQLEQLRISEAVHQVFNELAVEGAEPAEVVRQVARMAGAPVVLENLAHQVLAHETAGRPETELLEGWERRSRGVRPPGRTGYDPRSGWLVTAVGARGQDWGRLILVDDPRPLPADVPHPHAMLLERGAATLALNRLVVRDRESLERQTHRTLLSGILTHALTVSEVALRAAALGVPLDSRRLVGVVLRQRRGPIPAALEAQARLRDFTELAATAIRSCRLSALVGALDDEGVGVLIALGSQQDEHAALEGFAAALRKLVADGARDGASPVFEPVIAVGSSVGSVRDARRTLLEATQVADAALHDSPGGRAASYYRLPDVRLRGLLHLLRDDARLQTYVERELGPLLAYDAEHGGQLVQLLRIYLEQGRNKSAAADAAHLSRPSFYDRLHKVERILAVDLDQVESCLSLHVALLALDAVRR
- a CDS encoding polyamine ABC transporter substrate-binding protein — its product is MTFTRRALFGAASLLGLSACGIPAAYVPEERRAAADRSERDKALTFSNWTQYIDTDDKGGRPTLDAFAQDAGIEVAYTEDINDNDEFFGKLSPVLAQGGDPGRDLMVVSDWMAGRYVALGWVQEFDAANMPNVAKHLDPQLASPAFDPGRRHSVPWQSGITGIAYNRKALGRELRSTADLWAPDLKGRVTLFAGMDEALGLLMLAQGADISKFTADDAHRAMAQVQQLVDTRHIRRFTGNDYTSDLASGAAVACQAYSGDAIQLKAENPDIEFVVPEEGGELWAESLLVPNRAAHKQNAELLIDYYYRPEVAAELAAAVQYICPVPAARDVLANSADAETAALAEEALMFPTDEMRARLHSMRDVTAAERPDFHRIWGKVAGV
- a CDS encoding aspartate aminotransferase family protein — translated: MSTPTADSAAGQAVKAADRAHVFHSWSAQALIDPLAVAGAEGSYFWDYDGNRYLDFSSQLVNTNIGHQHPKVVAAIQEQAAKLCTIAPGFAQESRSEAARLIAERTPGDLDKIFFTNGGAEAVENAIRMARLHTGRQKVMSTYRSYHGATANAIALTGDPRRWANETGVSGVVHFWGPYAYRSNFHAENEAQECERALEHLEQVVAFEGPGTIAAIILETVVGTAGILVPPPGYLAGVREICDRYGIVFILDEVMAGFGRTGEWFAADHWGVVPDLLTFAKGVNSGYVPLGGVAISAEIAATFAERPFPGGLTYSGHPLACASAVATINAMADEGIVANAKHIGETVLGPGLRELAERHPSIGEVRGLGVFWALDLVKNRETREPMVPYNAAGAANAPMAELAAACKQRGLWPFVNMNRFHVVPPCTVSEEEAKSGLAILDEVLTLTDAHTS